TATACCTTTCTGtgtcattgtgtatatgcagacCTTTATAGAAATAATGTGCatgcatatattatatacatataacgcatatgagtatatatgtatctatataacATGCTTgagcacacatatatgcatatacatgcgTATATACAcgtattattattaggtttatttgcatcctgctttttctctccataccgagactcaaagcggctatatAGATAGATGCATATATGCACATGTGCACCTATACCTATGCCTGTATACATCTCTATATACCTTTctgtttcattgtgtatatgcagacCTTTATAGAAATAATGTGCATAcatatattatatgcatataacacatatgagtatatatgtatCCATATAACATGTATgagcacatatatatgcatatgcatgCGTATATGCacatattattatgcttatttgcATCCCGCTATTTCTCTCCAtactgagactcaaagcagctatataGATAGATGCATATATGCACATGTGCCACCTATACCTGTATGCATCTCTATGTACCTTTCTGTGTAATTGTGAATATGCAGACTTTTATAATGTGCatgcatatattatatacatatagcacatatgtatatatgtatccaTATAACATGTATgagcacatatatatgcatatgcatgcatatatatgtgcTCATACATGTTATATGGatacatatatgcatgcatatatgcatgcatatatgcacatattattattatgtttatttgcatcccgctttttctctccatactgaGACTCAACGCGGCTATATAGATGCATATATGCACATGTGCACCTATACCTATGCCTGTATGCGTCTCTATATACCTTTCTGtgtcattgtgtatatgcagacCTTTATAATGTGCATGcgcatattatatacatatagcaCATATGAGTATATATGCTTCCATATAACATGTATGAGCACATATCATTACTATGTTTATTTAcatccgctttttctctccatactgagactcaaagcggctatatagatagatgcatatatgcacatagaatgatagaatcaaagagttggaagagacctcatgggccatccagtccaaccccctgccaagaagccacCTATACCTGTATGCATCTCTATATACCTTTCTGtgtcattgtgtatatgcagacCTTTATAGAAATAATGTGCatgcatatattatatacatataacgcatatgagtatatatgtatctatataacATGCTTgagcacacatatatgcatatacatgcgTATATACAcgtattattattaggtttatttgcatcctgctttttctctccataccgagactcaaagcggctatatAGATAGATGCATATATGCACATGTGCACCTATACCTATGCCTGTATACATCTCTATATACCTTTctgtttcattgtgtatatgcagacCTTTATAGAAATAATGTGCATAcatatattatatgcatataacacatatgagtatatatgtatCCATATAACATGTATgagcacatatatatgcatatgcatgCGTATATGCacatattattatgcttatttgcATCCCGCTATTTCTCTCCAtactgagactcaaagcagctatataGATAGATGCATATATGCACATGTGCCACCTATACCTGTATGCATCTCTATGTACCTTTCTGTGTAATTGTGAATATGCAGACTTTTATAATGTGCatgcatatattatatacatatagcacatatgtatatatgtatccaTATAACATGTATgagcacatatatatgcatatgcatgcatatatatgtgcTCATACATGTTATATGGatacatatatgcatgcatatatgcatgcatatatgcacatattattattatgtttatttgcatcccgctttttctctccatactgagactcaaagcggctatatAGATGCATATATGCACATGTGCACCTATACCTATGCCTGTATGCGTCTCTATATACCTTTCTGtgtcattgtgtatatgcagacTTTTATAGAAATAATGtgcatacatatattatatacatataacgcatatgagtatatatgtatCCATATAACATGTATgagcacatatatatgcatatgcatgtgtatatgcacatatcattattatgtttatttgcatCCTGCTTTTTCTTGCCATAccgagactcaaagcggctatatagatagatgcatatatgcacatatgccACTTATACCTATACCGGTATGTATCTCCATATACCTTTCTGtgtcattgtgtatatgcagacCTTTATAGAAATAATGTGCATAcatatattatatgcatataacaCATATGAGTATATATGCTTCCATATAACATGGATgagcacatattattattattatgtttaatgtattgttgaaggctttcatggccggaatacctgggttgttgtcatttttttcgggctatatggccatggtctaaaggcattttcttctgacgtttcgccacagagaagccattgaaatccacaggcatgtggacaatttcaacagaaaggaggaaaccatgtaaatgaacaaaatctggccaccagtattaaaaaactctaaaattagaacagcaaaacaacagaggggaaacaaacaaggacatctaattacctctcaacaaaagattgctccagacactgccaggcaatcacatgctaatcaaggtgatcagttgaaacattcacacctagctccagaagacaagagtcctttgtcccatcctggtcattccacagatatataaaccccttttcccagcTCCAACAGGCCtaattacctctgaggatgcttgccatagatgcaggcgaaacgtcaggagaaaatgcctttagaacatggccatatagcccaaaaaaacctgcaacaacccattattatgtttatttgcatcctgctttctctctccatatagagactcaaagcagctatataGCTACATGCATATATGCACATGTGCACCCTATACCTGTATGCATCTCTATATACCTTTCTGtgtcattgtgtatatgcagacCTTTATTATGTGCATGcatatctgtcaggggtactttgattgtgcttttcctgcatggcaaaagggggttggactggataagccatgaggcctcttccatctctgattttattattctaccaactgtcccctgccacatgttactatggcccagtctgtgtatctgtgttttttgtgtgtgcgtttgtgtatatgtgtggttttgcacatgtgttgtaatgcattatttgttttttggcttttaagtatcttctgctgtgtttttcagtgtttttatgagtgatggtcacttgttggcctgataggtgtattgtgtccaaatttggtgtcaattcgtccagtggtttttgagttatgttaatcccacaaacaaacattacatttttatttatataggctagCCATCCCCAGCCACatgtgctgtggcccagtctgtatatatgtgttttgcgtatgtgtatatgtgtgtgtatatttgtgtgtatatatatatatgcgtggttttgcgcatgcgtagtaatgcattttttgttttttggctttttaagtctcttctgctgtgtttttcagtgttttatgagtgatggtcacttgttcgtctgataggtgtattgtggccaaatttggtgtcaattcgtccagtggtttttgagttatgttaatcccacaaacaaactgtacatttttatttatatagatttctttttttattttggacACGGGTAAGTAAAACCATGGGCACCATCCCACGAATATGGAGGAATCATATTGTATTATTTCTCTTAAATGTGACTTGCACAAAAGGAAAGGGCAAAACCAATACTATGATTCTCTGTTTCCTCTGACAGATTACACGCACAGATGTTGGGAAGGCAACACTCAGTCCGAACGCTCTTGAGACATTTCCTAGAAGAGCCAAAGTAATGGCCACACTTGGTAGCGATTCCGAAGAAGGCTCCGAAAGGCCACCTGGTGACCACCTGAAGGAAACCAAAGTCCAGTTCATTAATTCTTCCGGAGGATACGTTGAGGCGGAGGACTACCTGGCCCAGCATAGCATCATCAAGACGGAGGTTGAAGAGGATGGTTATGAAAGTCTGCAGAACTTTGGCTGGAGCCCAGTTCTCGTGAGGAGCCCCACCAAAATGACGGGAGAGAAACCCCACCGGTGCTCAGTCTGCGGGAAGACCATCTCCACCAAAGCCAAGCTCATCATCCATGAAAGgacccacacgggggagaagccctTCGTGTGCTCGTACTGCGGGAAGCGTTTCAACCAGCAGGCGCACCTCAACGGGcaccaaaggacccacacaggggagaggcCCTACAAGTGCGTTGACTGCGGGAGGAGCTTCAGCGATGGGACGTCCTTCAAGCGGCACCAGCggatccacacgggagagaagccctATGAGTGTGCGGACTGCGGGCGGTGTTTCCGCGACACCACAGGCATCAAGCGGCACATGATTGCCCACATGGCCAAGAAGCCCCACAAATGTGAGGATTGCGGGAAGAGCTTCCTGCACCGCTCGGAGCTTATGAAACACGAGAAAAGGCACCCCAGGGAAAAGCCGTACGGGTGCTCAGTCTGCGCACAGAGCTTCAGTAAGCCCCTGTACCTTTTTCGGCATGGGATCGTCCACGTTCGAGAGCAGCGGGAGCACCAGCAGCACATGAAGGGCTTTCCTCCCGAAAACCAAGGGGTCGTTCCCTCAGAGGGATCCGACGGGATCAGGGTCCCGATTCCGAAATGTGCCGCAATGCGCATGGAAGGCGGGAGGACCTTCCGTTGCTCTGAGTGTGGCAAGAGCTTCAGTCAGCAAACCAACCTGGTGGTCCACTGGCGGActcacaccggggagaagccctACAAATGCTCGGATTGCGAGAAAACCTTCGGCGACCGGACCTCTTTGAGGCGGCATAAGAGGATCCACACGGGCGAGAAGCCCTATCAGTGCTCCGAGTGCGGGAAGCGCTTCAACGACAGCACCTCCTGCAAGAGGCACAAGACCACCCACACGGGCGAGAAGCCACATAAGTGCGAACATTGCGGGAAAAGCTTCATGTATCAAATCCAGCTGAATAAACACAAGAGGTGCCACGCAGGAAAGGCCCTGAAATAAACGTGCCAACTTGAAGGGGAATTTTTTTTCCCACTTGACATGCATTCATGTTACCCCTTGGAGAAGGGATGCCCAGGGCCGCCCCAACAGAAGCAGCCTGAGATTTCTGTATCGGGTGCAGACGTGATACAGAGCAAGCGCCAGTCTTATCCTCCTTGGAAGCCATCAACTACCACGTCTTGTGGTAGCGAGTTGCAGAAGTTAATAATGTGCAGTATGAAGAATTGTCTTTTGTTTTTCCTCGTCCGAGCTGAACCTATTGACTGTTTCGTTCGGATGACCAAAAGTTCTCATTTTCCCCAGACAGATGTTCTCTGTCCACTTTCTCCATACCATTCATAATGAATTTTCTAGCACATCCTTTCACTTAGTCTTCCCTGTGTGTTAGCCTCTCCTTGTAGCGGGGTGGGATGGGAATGGATTGATCCAACCCCCTAATGTAATTTTGGTTTTTCTGTGCTGGGCCCAgcccaatattaaaaaaacaaaacattaacttATAATGGATCCTGGCCTGACGTTCCTATGTTTGAAGGTGTGCTGGTGAAGGTATTAGTAAACTCTCCCTTGTCTCCCAACTCCCTATTGGTAAAGGTCAACTTGTAAATtatctgtgaaataaataataaaaaagatgtGTCAAAGAGGAGTGCCGGCTATTTCTTTCCTTACTCTCAAGTTGATTTGGTTTGCAACAAGAAATGGAAGCCATATTCTTTTCAACATTGGACTACATCATTCATGGTCACTAGTTATGCTGTCTCATGGTGTCATGAGCTCATTTCCTTGTTTTGTGTAAAACCAGGAAATTAGGCCATGACATAGACTTggcctgtgtatatttgaaataAGGGCGAGGGTTGTCATGGAAATGGGAGCAATGAAGGGGCGGGGCCAGAGTGAAGGATAGGAGGCGTGAGGGAAATAAACtaccagttggaattttgtttcgtACCCTAATGTATGCTTTTgaataaagccttcccactttgggtggttgtaggtttttcgggctgtatggccatgttctagaagcattttctcctgacatttcacctgcatctgtggcaagcatccacagaggttgtgacctcacaaggtcagtgcccaccaagcccttccagtattttctcttagtcatgggagttctgagtgccaagtttgattcatttccatcgttggtgcagttcagaatgctctttgattgcaggtgaactataaattccagcaactaaaactcccaaatgtcaaagtctattttccccaaactccagcagtattcacatttgatcatactgagtatttttgccaagtttggtccagatcaatcattgtttgagtccacagtgctccctggatgtaggtgaactataactccaaaactcaaggtcagtgcccaccaaacccttccagtgttttctgttggtcgtgggagttctgtgtgccaagtttggttcaattccatcattggtggagttcagaatgccctttgattataggtgaactataaatcccagcgactacaactctcaaatgacaaaatcaacccaaccccccccaccaccaaatttgggcattttgggtatttgtgccaaatttggtccagtgaatgaaaatacatcctgcatatcagatattttcattactattcataacagtagcaaaattacagttatgaatagcaacaaaataattttatagatgggagtcaccacaacatgaggaacagcatTAGGCATGTTGACAAaaactgttctacagtgtaggtgcacctatATCATTCCCAAGCTGAAAGTTTcccgatttttaaaaaaatcgtaCTTTTGTGCCTTATACTGTTTCCAAGAACTTGGTAGCGATCCAGAGCAACATCCATAATAAAAAGCTTCTCATTATATTTGTCAGAATTTTATTACAAATTTACGTTCAGGGCTGacccaaaacattttgctgcccGGAGCAAAGTATAAATAGACTCCCATTCCCTTCCATTGCTTGCTTATATGTTAGAAACACCAACTAAACTGGCTGTTGGCTTTTATTCCAAAAGGACACTGTCTATTCCATTACAGTAGTTttcaaacttgggtcctccaagcGTTTTTGgtctgcagctcccagaatccctgaccacaAATGAAGCTGGAGCTTCTATGTTTGGAGGATTGCGAACCTTTGCTTTAAAATATATGAGGATCTGAAGGGAAGGAGACATAAAACAAGTTGTGGGATATATAAAACAATCTCAATTCTGTCATTTGCCCCATCTGCATCTgcactgctgaattaatgcagtttgacaccactttactgctacgactcaattctatggaatccttggaactggcatttcatagaatcatagaatcaaagagttggaagagacctcatgggccatccagtccaaccccctgccaagaagcaggaatattgcattcaaatcacccctgacagatggccatccagcctctgcttaaaagcttccaaagaaggagcctccaccacactccggggcagagagttccactgctgaacggctctcacagttaggaagttcttcctaatgttcagatggaatctcctctcttgtagtttgaagccattgttccgcgtcctagtctccaaggaggcagaaaacaagcttgctccctcctccctgtggcttcctctcacatatttatacatggctatcatatctcctctcagccttctcttcttcaggctaaacatgcccagctccctaagccgctcctcatagggcttgttctccagacccttgatcattttagtcgccctcctctggacacattccagcttgtcaatatctctcttgaattgtggtgcccagaattggacacaatattccaggtgtggtctaaccaaagcggaatagaggggtagcattacttccttagatctagacactatgctcctattgatgcaggccaaaatcccattggctttttttgccgccatttGATGGTGTACCAgcattccttggcagagaagaccaaagcatttgcaaaactacagttcctatAATCCCATAGTATTGGAACCATAGTATCAAATTGTATTaaactctacaatgtagatcatagaataatagagttggaagagagcacacgggccatctagtccaaccccctgccatgcaggaaaagcacaatcaaagtatccctgacagatggccatccagcctttgtttaaaagtttccaaggaaggagcctccactacattccaatgcagagagttccactgttgaacagctcgtatggtcaagaagttcttcctaatgctcaggtggaatctcctttcctgtaatttgcacCTAAGTCTCATGATAAGGCTAGTCTTCATTTATTGGAAGGCAAAAGTACTGCAAAAATTAAATACTGCTGGAAGAGCCGCTGAAGAATAGGAATGGACAGAGAATagtagaatcataagagtttgaagagacctcatgggccatccattagaagcaggaaatttgcattcaaagcacccctgacagatggccatccagcctctgtttaaaagcttccaaagaaagagccgccgccacacaccggggcagggagttccactgttttagggctgtatggccatgttctagaagtcatacagcccaaaaaacctacagcaacccagtgattctggccatgaaagccttcaacaatcattcctgttgttgttcattcgttcagtcgtctccgactcttcgtgacctcatggaccagcccacgccagagctccctgtcggctgtcaccacccccagctccttcaaggtcaagccagtcacttcaaggatgccatccatccatcttgctcttggtcggcccctcttcctcccttcttcctcttcctagcTTTAAATAATTTACACATATATAGAAGTCATCATTTATTATTACATACCTGATACACTTGCACcccaaagagtgggaagagaggtATAGAAACTACAAATTCACATCCTAGAAGTGTTCACCCTACTAGAAAAGTAAATGAACTTTCTCTGTGGATATTGCAATGCCACACAGCAGGGATAGCTAcacacattttgctgcctgaggcaaagaaCAAGATAGCAGTGCCCTCCTTAAAAAGAGTGGTTTTCAAATAAAAaagagtgtgtctacactgtggaatgaatgcagtttggcaccacttaaactgccatggcacaatgttaTAGAaacctgggaactgtagtttggcaaggcaccagcaaCCTTGGGCAAAgacgttgtaaaactacaactcccatagcattgtgccacgGCAGTTAAAGAAGGGATctaactacattcattctatagtgtagacacaTCTCCCAGCTTActgccattcccttttccttctctgcccTATCTTGTTTAGATTGTAAGATGGAGAGCAAATTAACGATTTGTAAGCTGTTCTGAAAGCTGCTctcaaaaaactggggaattccagacaggaaacaatcagggccagagaagggcggaatataaatactgcaaataaataaatagtagaggAGTGTTCTCACTACATCTTCCAGCGGCATTCTGTGGCTAACATCCAGTGGatattgaccacagaatcatgctagaggacctagagatccctcaAAGTGAAACTTGCAAATtaagagggccaactgtattatcAGCATTTCTACATTCTAGACAACACAGAAGTACCT
This genomic interval from Anolis sagrei isolate rAnoSag1 chromosome 2, rAnoSag1.mat, whole genome shotgun sequence contains the following:
- the LOC137096307 gene encoding zinc finger protein 79-like; translation: MATLGSDSEEGSERPPGDHLKETKVQFINSSGGYVEAEDYLAQHSIIKTEVEEDGYESLQNFGWSPVLVRSPTKMTGEKPHRCSVCGKTISTKAKLIIHERTHTGEKPFVCSYCGKRFNQQAHLNGHQRTHTGERPYKCVDCGRSFSDGTSFKRHQRIHTGEKPYECADCGRCFRDTTGIKRHMIAHMAKKPHKCEDCGKSFLHRSELMKHEKRHPREKPYGCSVCAQSFSKPLYLFRHGIVHVREQREHQQHMKGFPPENQGVVPSEGSDGIRVPIPKCAAMRMEGGRTFRCSECGKSFSQQTNLVVHWRTHTGEKPYKCSDCEKTFGDRTSLRRHKRIHTGEKPYQCSECGKRFNDSTSCKRHKTTHTGEKPHKCEHCGKSFMYQIQLNKHKRCHAGKALK